In Mangrovivirga cuniculi, the following proteins share a genomic window:
- the msrB gene encoding peptide-methionine (R)-S-oxide reductase MsrB: MLINKKLNMYRFNVIILLSAFVFVSACGQEGTQSVESVNNHNFEVVKSEQEWKKELTQEEYNILREKGTERAFSGKYDNFKKKGVYTCAGCGTKVFSSKTKFDSGTGWPSYYDVYNEENLLLVEDRSMGMVRTEVVCGTCGGHLGHVFKDGPQPTGLRYCINSAALDFIPKDKL, encoded by the coding sequence ATGTTAATAAATAAAAAACTAAATATGTATCGTTTTAATGTAATCATACTTTTGAGCGCCTTCGTTTTTGTATCTGCTTGTGGGCAAGAGGGTACACAGTCTGTGGAATCAGTAAACAACCACAATTTTGAAGTTGTCAAATCTGAGCAGGAATGGAAGAAAGAACTTACTCAGGAAGAATATAATATATTGAGAGAAAAAGGAACTGAAAGAGCATTCTCAGGAAAATATGACAACTTCAAAAAGAAAGGAGTATATACCTGTGCAGGTTGTGGAACGAAAGTATTCAGCTCGAAAACCAAGTTTGACAGTGGAACCGGATGGCCCAGTTATTATGATGTATATAATGAAGAAAACTTGCTTCTGGTTGAAGACAGATCAATGGGAATGGTCAGAACTGAAGTTGTTTGTGGTACTTGTGGAGGGCACTTAGGTCACGTTTTTAAAGATGGACCTCAACCTACGGGATTAAGGTATTGTATTAATTCAGCTGCTTTAGATTTTATTCCTAAAGACAAGCTTTAA
- a CDS encoding DUF547 domain-containing protein, giving the protein MDKLISILSISILFINCNSQDFQYAQNTTPPDHSGFTQILQKYVDDDYLVDYEGMLNDRTRLDSYLNELSNNAPSKDWSREEQLAYWINAYNGFTLKLILDNYPVESIKDLHPTVNIPLLNTVWHKKFFKINGIDFNLDEIEHGILRKKFDEPRIHFAINCASYSCPPLRNEAYVASRINEQLDEQARKFINDPKKNKITTDKIKISKIFKWFTGDFKANGSLIEYLNKYSETTIKESADINYMEYDWSLNEQ; this is encoded by the coding sequence ATGGATAAACTAATATCGATTCTTTCTATTTCTATTTTATTTATTAATTGTAATAGTCAGGATTTTCAATACGCTCAAAACACTACACCTCCTGATCATTCTGGTTTCACACAAATCCTGCAAAAATATGTTGATGATGATTATTTGGTAGATTATGAAGGCATGCTAAATGATAGAACCAGGTTAGATAGTTATCTAAATGAGTTAAGTAATAATGCTCCCTCGAAAGACTGGTCAAGAGAAGAACAATTGGCTTACTGGATCAATGCGTATAATGGCTTTACATTAAAGCTTATTTTGGACAATTATCCTGTGGAAAGTATAAAGGACCTACACCCGACAGTTAATATACCTTTGCTCAATACCGTCTGGCATAAAAAGTTCTTTAAAATCAACGGCATCGATTTCAATCTAGATGAAATTGAACACGGTATTTTAAGAAAGAAATTTGATGAACCGAGAATTCATTTTGCAATAAACTGTGCTTCTTATTCATGCCCTCCACTAAGAAATGAAGCATATGTTGCCTCCAGAATAAATGAACAATTGGATGAACAAGCTCGCAAATTCATAAATGATCCGAAAAAGAACAAAATCACCACTGATAAAATCAAAATTTCTAAGATATTTAAATGGTTTACAGGAGATTTTAAGGCAAACGGCTCATTAATCGAGTATTTGAATAAATATTCTGAAACAACAATTAAAGAAAGTGCAGATATAAATTATATGGAATACGACTGGAGCTTGAATGAACAATAA
- a CDS encoding glycosyltransferase has translation MNNNFSIIIPVINEELNLIKLLPFLLNNIDSRDEIIIVDGGSSDNTQTLIKKYSKVRYYHSDKCSRAIQLNIGANNAINNILYFLHADTLPPENFRNKIIDALNHGHRMGGFKMNLDQANSKLLVINSYFSGKKGVFNGGGDQSLFIRKSDFYEGGKYDERFCIMEDFNFYLRNKGRFGYHIIQEDILVSSRKYINNSWLKVNFINAIALLRFSWDTPRIK, from the coding sequence ATGAACAATAATTTCTCTATAATAATCCCTGTTATTAATGAAGAATTAAACTTAATAAAGCTTCTTCCATTCCTATTGAACAATATTGACTCAAGGGATGAAATAATTATAGTTGATGGAGGTAGTTCAGATAATACCCAAACATTAATAAAAAAGTATTCCAAAGTCAGATATTACCATTCAGATAAATGCTCGAGAGCTATTCAGTTGAATATTGGTGCTAATAATGCCATAAACAACATTTTATATTTTCTTCATGCCGACACTCTCCCTCCAGAAAACTTTCGGAATAAAATTATAGATGCCCTGAACCACGGTCATAGAATGGGTGGCTTTAAAATGAATCTGGATCAGGCAAATTCTAAATTACTTGTGATTAATTCTTATTTCTCTGGAAAAAAAGGAGTTTTTAATGGTGGTGGAGATCAATCCCTTTTTATTAGAAAAAGTGATTTTTACGAAGGCGGTAAGTATGATGAACGATTTTGTATTATGGAGGATTTCAACTTCTACCTCAGAAATAAAGGTAGGTTTGGATATCATATTATTCAGGAAGATATTCTGGTTTCATCCAGAAAATATATAAATAATAGTTGGTTAAAAGTAAATTTTATTAATGCAATAGCTTTACTTCGCTTTTCTTGGGACACTCCCCGGATAAAATAA
- a CDS encoding glycoside hydrolase family 113 → MKDSSTENKIKIRGVNLVAPPEPFDPVYFDSLVEMGVSHVAVVPFGFSRKGVQKVVFNHERQWWGEKDKGVIKTIELAHQNDLEVLLKPHLWIFGDGWPGDFIVEKDSIDQWFTDYNHYILHYAEIADSMNVDMFSIGNELRKLVVSYPEHWKDLIEKVRKVYKGKLIYSANWDNYSQISFWDELDFVGINAYFPLPKNKAEELSDFESIKSSWTPWVEDLKELNLRVNKPIIFTEYGYMSKDGSYNGHWQVSDSAYNEEDQALAYDALLSVFRSKEWWVGGYSWKYFMKSIPREEYDRRDAFIFQGKKAEKILKKHYTTGY, encoded by the coding sequence ATGAAAGATTCCTCAACAGAGAATAAAATAAAAATACGAGGAGTTAATCTAGTAGCACCACCTGAACCGTTTGATCCGGTTTATTTTGATTCCTTAGTAGAAATGGGAGTGTCTCATGTTGCTGTTGTTCCATTTGGATTTTCTCGTAAAGGGGTTCAAAAAGTAGTATTTAATCATGAAAGACAATGGTGGGGAGAAAAGGATAAGGGTGTTATTAAAACTATAGAGCTAGCTCATCAAAATGATCTTGAAGTCCTTCTTAAACCTCATTTGTGGATATTTGGTGATGGTTGGCCGGGTGATTTTATAGTTGAGAAAGATTCAATTGACCAATGGTTTACTGATTATAATCATTATATCCTTCATTACGCTGAAATAGCAGATTCAATGAATGTGGATATGTTTTCTATAGGTAATGAACTCAGAAAGCTGGTTGTAAGCTATCCTGAACACTGGAAAGATTTGATTGAAAAAGTCAGAAAGGTCTATAAGGGAAAATTAATTTATTCTGCTAATTGGGATAATTATTCTCAAATCAGTTTTTGGGATGAGCTAGACTTTGTCGGCATTAATGCATATTTTCCTTTACCCAAAAATAAAGCAGAGGAATTATCTGACTTTGAATCAATTAAAAGTTCCTGGACTCCTTGGGTTGAGGATCTCAAAGAGTTAAATCTAAGAGTAAATAAGCCAATTATATTTACTGAGTATGGATATATGAGTAAGGATGGTTCATATAATGGGCATTGGCAAGTTTCAGATTCAGCTTATAATGAAGAGGATCAGGCTTTAGCTTATGATGCTCTCTTAAGTGTCTTCAGATCAAAAGAGTGGTGGGTAGGAGGTTATAGCTGGAAATATTTTATGAAATCTATTCCCAGGGAAGAATATGATCGTCGAGATGCTTTTATTTTCCAGGGTAAAAAAGCAGAGAAAATATTAAAGAAGCATTACACTACCGGATATTAA
- a CDS encoding DUF3820 family protein has translation MFDKQILIDIVTKKMPFGKYNNRLIADLPISYLEWFKRKGFPDGKLGIWLETTYEIKLNGLDDILYKLKSIKK, from the coding sequence ATGTTTGATAAACAAATTTTAATCGATATAGTAACAAAAAAAATGCCTTTTGGTAAGTATAACAACAGGCTGATTGCAGATCTGCCCATTAGTTACCTGGAGTGGTTTAAAAGAAAAGGTTTTCCTGATGGAAAACTTGGAATATGGCTTGAAACTACTTACGAGATCAAACTTAATGGCCTTGATGATATCCTCTATAAATTAAAGTCCATTAAAAAATAA
- a CDS encoding heavy metal translocating P-type ATPase — MEETIKNIKTSVTGMTCAACANSLETFLSELDGVDSVKINYADQSANISFRKDLISEDVLNDAASKIGYGLILGTAQKQVEQTEYIEEERLNTLKKKLIIALTLTTPIFVISMILNNSIAYANEISLVLSIPVLFYSGNEFFINAYKRIRHGQMNMDTLVALSTGIAFLYSLFNTVYPEFLISRGLEPHVYFESAVVIISLILLGRYLEERAKSKTSSSIKNLIKLQPSVVTIFRNGEETEVPVEEVITGDLVIIKPGGRIPVDGKIKKGETYVDESMITGEPIPVFKTKKDQVFTGTINGNGTLRVLATGVGNDTLLSQIIEMVRNAQAEKPKVQKIADKIASVFVPVVILIAIFSAAIWYFVGPQPELTHAVSVLVTVLIIACPCALGLATPTALMAGIGNGAEQGILIRNADSLESLQKSNILVLDKTGTITEGKPRLKEIIWAGNVPEEDKVYYKNVFLSIEKESEHPLGKAIISGFLKDLKNPEVFEIENSQNVPGKGMVADCKGSKYVIGNLKMMDDHDAFTNDPIIKAKHIEYERRAGTKVYMAKGQEVLCFAVIEDMVKPGVKETIKQLRKEGIEAEMLTGDNEVTAKAVAREVGIEHYKANLLPSDKGKTIKELQSRNFKVAMAGDGINDAEALALADTGIAMGTGTDIAIDSAGIILMKGDLSKVLQAVKLSRNASKTIKQNLFWAFIYNIIAIPIAAGVLYPFTGWLLSPMIAGAAMAFSSVSVVLNSLFLRNKR; from the coding sequence GTGGAAGAAACAATAAAGAATATAAAAACTTCAGTTACTGGAATGACATGCGCTGCATGTGCGAATTCGCTGGAAACATTTCTTTCTGAGCTTGATGGGGTAGATTCTGTTAAAATAAATTATGCAGACCAATCTGCTAATATCTCCTTTCGTAAAGATCTTATTTCAGAAGATGTCCTAAACGATGCAGCATCAAAAATAGGTTATGGATTAATACTTGGTACTGCCCAAAAACAGGTTGAACAAACTGAATACATAGAGGAAGAAAGATTAAACACTCTTAAAAAGAAGTTAATAATCGCATTAACTCTTACTACACCGATATTTGTCATTTCAATGATTTTGAATAACAGTATCGCGTATGCTAATGAAATTTCATTGGTTTTAAGTATTCCGGTTTTGTTTTATTCAGGCAATGAATTTTTTATAAATGCTTATAAAAGAATACGTCATGGTCAGATGAATATGGATACTCTGGTAGCTTTAAGTACCGGTATTGCATTTCTATATAGTCTGTTTAATACAGTTTACCCTGAATTTTTAATCTCCAGGGGATTAGAACCGCATGTGTATTTTGAGTCTGCTGTAGTTATCATTTCGTTAATATTATTAGGCAGATATCTGGAAGAAAGAGCAAAATCCAAAACCTCATCTTCCATTAAAAATCTCATTAAGCTTCAACCGTCTGTAGTAACCATTTTTCGAAATGGAGAGGAAACTGAAGTACCGGTTGAGGAAGTAATTACAGGAGACCTTGTGATAATTAAGCCAGGAGGAAGAATACCTGTAGATGGAAAGATTAAAAAAGGGGAAACTTATGTTGATGAGAGCATGATTACTGGTGAACCGATTCCCGTATTTAAAACTAAGAAAGACCAGGTTTTTACAGGAACAATCAATGGAAACGGGACTTTAAGGGTATTGGCCACCGGCGTGGGCAATGATACCTTACTTTCACAGATTATTGAAATGGTAAGAAATGCCCAGGCAGAAAAGCCTAAAGTTCAGAAAATTGCGGATAAGATAGCATCAGTATTTGTTCCTGTAGTTATTTTAATAGCCATTTTTTCAGCTGCTATCTGGTATTTTGTTGGTCCTCAACCAGAATTGACACATGCTGTTTCAGTATTGGTTACTGTATTAATTATTGCATGTCCGTGTGCACTTGGACTGGCAACTCCAACGGCTTTAATGGCCGGTATTGGAAACGGAGCTGAACAAGGTATCCTAATAAGGAATGCTGATAGCCTTGAATCTCTGCAAAAATCTAATATTCTAGTTTTAGATAAAACAGGAACAATTACTGAAGGTAAGCCCAGATTGAAAGAAATTATTTGGGCAGGTAATGTCCCTGAGGAGGATAAAGTATATTATAAAAATGTTTTCTTAAGTATAGAGAAAGAATCTGAGCATCCTCTCGGAAAAGCAATTATCAGTGGATTTTTAAAAGATCTTAAAAATCCTGAGGTATTCGAAATTGAAAACTCTCAGAATGTACCAGGAAAGGGTATGGTAGCAGATTGTAAGGGCAGTAAATATGTTATTGGTAATCTAAAAATGATGGACGATCATGACGCCTTCACCAATGACCCGATAATAAAAGCCAAGCATATTGAGTATGAGCGTAGGGCCGGTACGAAAGTGTATATGGCTAAAGGCCAGGAAGTTTTATGCTTTGCTGTGATCGAAGATATGGTTAAGCCTGGAGTAAAAGAAACCATAAAGCAACTGAGAAAAGAAGGGATTGAAGCAGAAATGCTAACCGGTGACAATGAAGTTACTGCAAAAGCTGTTGCCAGAGAAGTTGGTATTGAACATTACAAGGCGAATTTATTGCCCTCAGACAAAGGTAAAACCATCAAAGAACTACAATCAAGAAATTTTAAGGTAGCTATGGCGGGTGATGGAATAAATGATGCTGAGGCCCTCGCCCTGGCCGATACCGGAATTGCTATGGGTACCGGTACAGATATTGCAATTGACAGCGCAGGTATTATCTTAATGAAAGGAGACCTATCGAAGGTTCTACAGGCTGTTAAGTTGAGCCGAAATGCCTCAAAAACTATCAAGCAGAATTTATTTTGGGCATTTATATATAATATTATAGCCATTCCAATTGCTGCTGGAGTATTATATCCTTTTACAGGATGGCTTTTAAGCCCAATGATTGCAGGTGCAGCAATGGCCTTTAGTTCTGTGTCAGTTGTGTTAAATAGTTTATTTTTACGTAATAAAAGATAG
- a CDS encoding heavy-metal-associated domain-containing protein: MESIKFKTNINCGNCIKSVTPHLNDLDDVDFWKVDTDNPDKVLEVTFDDEANEEEVIKAVEKAGFNIEKI; this comes from the coding sequence ATGGAGAGTATAAAATTTAAGACTAATATTAATTGCGGTAATTGTATAAAGTCAGTGACCCCTCATTTGAATGATTTGGATGATGTGGATTTCTGGAAAGTTGACACGGATAATCCGGATAAAGTCCTGGAAGTCACTTTTGATGATGAAGCAAATGAAGAAGAAGTGATAAAAGCAGTTGAAAAAGCTGGTTTTAACATAGAGAAAATATAG
- a CDS encoding GNAT family N-acetyltransferase, with amino-acid sequence MNNSLEIIHRDGQSKGVFYIPGKERRRLAEITYSKSGEKYIIIDHTFVTNSLRGQEIGESLVNKVVELAEKQNKKIIPKCPYANKLMKNDSAYNHILA; translated from the coding sequence ATGAACAACTCATTAGAAATTATTCATCGTGATGGGCAATCTAAAGGTGTTTTTTATATTCCTGGCAAAGAAAGAAGACGATTAGCTGAGATAACCTATTCTAAATCAGGAGAAAAATACATTATTATTGATCACACATTTGTCACTAACTCCCTAAGAGGACAGGAGATCGGTGAAAGCCTGGTTAATAAAGTTGTGGAACTGGCAGAGAAACAAAATAAAAAAATCATACCCAAATGTCCGTATGCCAACAAATTAATGAAGAATGATTCAGCATATAATCATATACTTGCATAA
- the pgmB gene encoding beta-phosphoglucomutase, giving the protein MDVKACIFDLDGVIVDTAKYHYLAWKRLAQELGITFTEEDNEELKGVSRMDSLDIILKKGKKEISQEKKEELAARKNEWYLEFVNEMKPGDELPGARQFLDTLKQNDIKIGLGSSSKNAKLCLNLLNMTDYFDVIVDGTMITKAKPDPQIFIMGAEKLDVKVENSIVFEDALAGIEAAQNGRFKVVGIGDPDILGKADIVRSSLADITLDELKSLNNPK; this is encoded by the coding sequence ATGGATGTGAAAGCATGTATATTTGACCTGGATGGGGTCATTGTAGATACAGCTAAATATCATTATTTAGCATGGAAAAGACTGGCGCAAGAACTGGGTATTACTTTTACTGAAGAGGATAATGAAGAATTAAAAGGAGTGTCAAGAATGGACTCACTCGACATTATACTTAAAAAGGGTAAAAAAGAAATTTCTCAGGAGAAAAAGGAAGAACTAGCTGCCAGGAAAAATGAATGGTACCTGGAATTTGTAAATGAAATGAAGCCCGGTGATGAATTACCTGGAGCACGCCAGTTTCTGGATACTTTAAAACAAAATGACATCAAAATTGGCTTGGGATCTTCCAGTAAAAATGCAAAGTTGTGTCTTAACTTACTGAATATGACCGATTATTTTGACGTCATAGTTGATGGGACAATGATTACTAAAGCAAAGCCTGATCCACAGATATTTATAATGGGCGCAGAAAAGCTTGACGTTAAAGTTGAAAACAGCATTGTATTTGAAGACGCTCTGGCAGGAATTGAAGCTGCACAGAACGGAAGATTTAAAGTAGTAGGTATTGGTGATCCTGACATTTTAGGCAAAGCTGACATTGTAAGAAGCTCTTTGGCCGATATTACACTTGATGAATTAAAATCCTTGAATAACCCCAAATAA